Proteins from a single region of Oreochromis niloticus isolate F11D_XX linkage group LG7, O_niloticus_UMD_NMBU, whole genome shotgun sequence:
- the det1 gene encoding DET1 homolog, translated as MDEDFPTLKPRRIQNQNVVHRLEKRRICSGRPGAHWYRVRCFHQNLFPNFTVVNVEKPPCFLRKFSPDGRCFIAFSSDQTSLEIYEYQGCQAAQDLLRGQEGETLLTTNDQRSLNIRGRLFERFFSLLHVTNVASNGEHLNRECSLFTDDCRYVIVGSAVYVPEEPPPFFFEVYRNNESVTPNPRSPLEDYSLHIIDLHTGRLCDTRSFKCDKIILSHNQGLYLYRNILAVLSVQQQTIHVFQVTPDGTFLDVRTIGRFCYEDDLLTLSAVYTETQAENQPGFARLYTDKTINSLKHRLLVYLWRRAEQDGSATAKRRFFQFFDQLKRLRMWKMQLLDEHHLFIKYTSEDVVTLRVTDPSQPSFFVVYNMVSTEVLAVFENTSDQLLELFENFCDLFRNATLHSQAVQFPCSASSNNYARQVQRRFKDTIVNAKYGGHTEAVRRLLGQLPISAQSYSSSPYLDLSLFSYDDKWVSVMERPKTCGDHPIRFYARDSGLLKFKIQAGLLGRPVNHAVRRLVAFTFHPFEPFAISVQRTNAEYVVNFHMRHVCA; from the exons ATGGATGAGGACTTCCCAACCTTGAAACCGAGACGCATCCAAAATCAGAATGTGGTCCATCGTCTTGAGAAGCGTAGGATCTGCTCCGGTCGACCTGGAGCTCACTGGTACCGAGTGCGCTGTTTCCACCAGAACCTGTTCCCCAACTTCACTGTGGTTAATGTGGAGAAGCCACCCTGCTTCCTCAGGAAATTTTCACCAGATGGACGCTGTTTTATCGCCTTCTCCTCTGACCAAACCTCCCTAGAG ATATACGAATACCAAGGCTGCCAGGCAGCTCAGGATCTGCTTAGAGGCCAAGAAGGAGAGACTCTTCTCACCACCAACGATCAGCGCTCCCTCAACATCCGAGGACGCCTGTTTGAGCGCTTTTTCTCTTTGCTCCACGTTACAAATGTGGCCTCGAATGGAGAGCACCTGAACCGGGAGTGCAGCCTCTTCACAGACGACTGCCGCTATGTCATTGTCGGATCGGCTGTTTATGTCCCTGAGGAGCCGCCCCCATTCTTCTTTGAG GTGTACCGCAACAATGAATCCGTGACTCCCAACCCCCGGTCTCCTTTAGAAGACTACTCTCTCCACATCATCGATCTCCACACTGGTAGGCTGTGTGACACCAGGTCCTTTAAGTGTGACAAAATCATCCTGTCACACAACCAGGGCCTCTACCTCTACAGGAACATCCTGGCTGTGCTGTCGGTCCAGCAGCAGACCATCCATGTCTTCCAG GTGACTCCAGACGGAACTTTTCTGGATGTGAGGACTATCGGTCGGTTCTGTTATGAGGACGACCTCTTGACTCTTTCAGCTGTTTATACAGAAACTCAGGCTGAGAATCAGCCAGGCTTCGCCCGTCTGTACACCGACAAAACCATCAACTCCCTCAAGCACAGACTGTTGGTCTACCTCTGGAGGAGGGCAGAGCAGGACGGCAGCGCCACAGCCAAGAGGAG gtttttccagttttttgaTCAGCTGAAACGTTTAAGGATGTGGAAGATGCAGCTGTTGGATGAGCATCACCTCTTCATCAAATACACCAGCGAAGACGTGGTCACGCTCAGAGTTACCGACCCCTCGCAG CCATCCTTCTTTGTTGTGTACAACATGGTGTCCACGGAGGTGCTGGCTGTCTTCGAGAACACCTCCGACCAGCTGCTGGAGCTGTTTGAGAATTTCTGCGACCTGTTCAGAAATGCTACCCTGCACAGCCAAGCTGTCCAGTTCCCCTGCTCTGCTTCATCAAATAACTACGCACGACAGGTCCAGAGAAG ATTTAAGGACACTATTGTGAATGCCAAATACGGCGGCCATACCGAAGCGGTGCGTCGGCTGCTGGGTCAGCTGCCCATCAGCGCACAGTCCTACAGCAGCAGCCCTTACCTTGACCTCTCCCTCTTCAGCTATGATGACAAGTGGGTGTCAGTGATGGAGAGGCCTAAGACCTGCGGAGACCACCCCATCAG ATTTTATGCACGTGACTCCGGCCTGCTGAAGTTTAAGATCCAGGCGGGCCTGCTGGGACGGCCGGTTAATCACGCTGTGCGTCGCCTGGTTGCCTTCACCTTCCACCCTTTCGAACCCTTTGCCATTTCTGTCCAGCGCACCAACGCAGAGTACGTGGTCAACTTCCACATGAGACATGTGTGCGCGTGA